One window of Ammospiza nelsoni isolate bAmmNel1 chromosome 12, bAmmNel1.pri, whole genome shotgun sequence genomic DNA carries:
- the LOC132078423 gene encoding uncharacterized protein LOC132078423 — MGCPDGKEGVGKKECRGVQSPRSPGRVMMRRVARFPGALGGLWHCHPAPSMGSRCPPAPLGGDAPTPEPLGGQHRHRVRVPPEPTNPMSVSPPADTEPQHRVRVPPSPSTGCGSPRAPAPGAGPPEPQHQVRVPPEPQHQVRVPPEPQHRVRVPPEPTSPMSVSPPADTEPQHQVRVPPQPQLQVRVPPEPQHRVRVPPEPTSPIPG; from the exons ATGGGGTGCCCTGATGGAAAGGAGGGCGTGGGGAAGAAG GAGTGCCGTGGGGTGCAGAGTCCCCGGTCCCCCGGGCGTGTCATGATGCGGAGGGTGGCGCGGTTCCCAGGCGCGCTGGGTGGTCTGTGGCACTGCCATCCCGCACCATCCATGGGGTCccgctgccctcctgccccgCTGGGCGGGGATGCTCCGACCCCCGAGCCCCTGGGCGGGCAGCACCGG CACCGGGTGCGGGTCCCTCCCGAGCCCACGAACCCCATGTCCGTGTCCCCCCCCGCCGACACCGAGCCCCAGCACCGGGTGCGGGTCCCCCCGAGCCCCAGCACCGGGTGCGGGTCCCCCCGAGCCCCAGCACCGGGTGCGGGTCCTCCCGAGCCCCAGCACCAGGTCCGTGTACCCCCCGAGCCCCAGCACCAGGTCCGTGTACCCCCCGAGCCCCAGCACCGGGTGCGGGTCCCTCCCGAGCCCACGAGCCCCATGTCCGTGTCCCCCCCCGCCGACACCGAGCCCCAGCACCAGGTCCGTGTAcccccgcagccccagctccaggtcCGTGTCCCCCCCGAGCCCCAGCACCGGGTGCGGGTCCCTCCCGAGCCCACGAGCCCCAT CCCCGGGTGA